Proteins encoded together in one Rubripirellula reticaptiva window:
- a CDS encoding sugar phosphate isomerase/epimerase family protein produces MFQLGFTSAIVPELSLEETFAAAATIGYECVEVMCWPLGKSTRRYAGVTHINAIDLDAKGIDEIANLSAKYGVEISSLGYYPNALSPDQDESRQAVQHIGVVIKAAAKLNVGRMTTFIGRDWTKSVDDNWPRFLDTWKPIIKLAEDQGIRVGIENCPMLFTADEWPGGKNLAHSPAIWQRMFNDIPSDHFGLNYDPSHLVFQHMDYLTPMETFKDKLFHVHAKDVRVDQAMLDQVGILAHPNLYHSPKLPGMGDVDWGKFFSILTDTGYRGPVCVEVEDRAFESSLDDRKLALTQSHTFLRNFVPRLG; encoded by the coding sequence ATGTTTCAGCTTGGATTCACCAGCGCCATTGTCCCCGAGCTGTCGCTCGAAGAAACCTTCGCCGCGGCTGCAACGATCGGATACGAGTGTGTCGAAGTCATGTGCTGGCCGCTCGGAAAATCCACTCGTCGTTACGCTGGCGTCACGCACATCAACGCGATTGACCTGGACGCCAAAGGCATCGACGAAATCGCCAACTTGTCGGCAAAATACGGCGTCGAAATCAGCTCGCTAGGTTACTACCCCAATGCACTCTCACCCGACCAGGACGAGTCACGGCAAGCCGTCCAGCATATTGGGGTCGTCATCAAAGCCGCGGCAAAATTAAACGTAGGCAGAATGACCACATTCATCGGTCGCGATTGGACAAAAAGCGTCGACGATAACTGGCCACGGTTTCTTGATACGTGGAAACCGATCATCAAACTTGCCGAAGACCAAGGCATCCGAGTCGGGATAGAAAACTGTCCGATGTTGTTCACGGCCGACGAATGGCCTGGCGGCAAGAACTTGGCGCATAGCCCAGCGATTTGGCAGCGAATGTTTAACGACATTCCCAGTGATCACTTCGGACTCAACTATGACCCATCGCACTTAGTTTTCCAGCACATGGATTATCTGACACCGATGGAAACGTTTAAAGACAAACTCTTCCACGTGCACGCCAAAGATGTCCGTGTCGATCAAGCGATGTTAGACCAGGTCGGCATTTTGGCTCACCCCAACCTGTATCATTCGCCAAAGCTTCCAGGGATGGGTGATGTCGATTGGGGCAAGTTCTTCAGCATCTTGACGGACACTGGTTACCGCGGGCCGGTTTGTGTCGAAGTCGAAGACCGTGCCTTCGAGAGCAGTTTGGACGACCGAAAATTAGCGCTCACGCAAAGCCACACGTTCCTGCGCAACTTCGTGCCTCGACTCGGATGA
- the smc gene encoding chromosome segregation protein SMC, whose amino-acid sequence MLKALELAGFKSFADKTRFDFPDGITVVVGPNGSGKSNIVDAMKWVLGSQSAKSLRGKDMSDVIFKGSQTRGPAGSAEVTIVFDNPDGALPIDAPEVRVTRRAYRSGEGEYLINNQPVRLKDVKNLIRGTGIGIDAYSLIEQGKVDKMLNANAKDRRAIFEEAAGISRFKAKKVEAERRLARVQSNLTRLGDIVDEVGSRLKSLRSQASKAERYRQASDRLKELRMQIAWTDWTSLSTDLTTSEAELAKAIVTQTELETLRTKMSEARQVADGQLQQIAEDASQIEQRRGGCLNQIAQFAGRRDADQAAIADLRQIVAKSLRRVRLLQTQAGSAAAELRGAVERLAMYEQELAVVRGRSADAEAQRDKIGREATEVRARRDSIQQKHLAIVRRVADMEGTRQRTEQRVAEAGRNLANLAKRIAAAESVFAIARSEAKAASTRVDELKRNIGEVTKASELADAKLQESKRTLERRREEVAALKIRLQGLTEREKVLADLQRRQEGLSGGVKTILEQLRESSSPLANKIRGIVADCFEVDLKVAPLIDSALGERSQYVITSGGALQRAIVDGTLKINSRVGLIRLDELPGRRPGDRIRLDGLKGVIGRGDKMVKCIDDLEPLVRHLLSNTWLVDSLETAYGLRKLSGAGLRFVTSAGELLENDGSTVVGPVAASTGLVSRRSELASAEAEIKHYQFQLKEAETETARLAKRVDEEAAALGRIEQRHRGLITDRAAAEAELRHRDERLTVQQTLCAEITGEIQQSTQLRDTASSENVRLQAQINSGRQDVEALELEAAEADEMLSETQTALQTATSGVMAISVDVARAEQKFEALSATMQQQKRDQHQREAAVEEVRVQARSGRTRIAEVTARVLDATHQLAKLHVDAEQANVQLKELAQYAADVRRENRDIMKASERAMKDATEASAAVHAITARRDNARLRRDTLAQRLMEDYEIDLQATEPPEDLAEIDDRESMENEIGELRAQLQRTSSVNMEALEELEGLQSRYDELHGQYQDLTAAKDSLQRIIGRINADSRRLFLDTLEAIRVNFQQLYRKSFGGGHADLILEECDDPLEAGVEIVATPPGKPTFNNSLLSGGEKALTAVALLMSIFKYRPSPFCVLDEVDAPFDEANIGRFVTVLSEFLDHSKFVVVTHSKKTMTAATTLYGVTMQESGVSKRVSIRFEDVSENGEISDGEAA is encoded by the coding sequence ATGCTAAAAGCGCTCGAGCTAGCCGGTTTCAAAAGTTTCGCGGACAAGACGCGTTTCGACTTCCCCGACGGCATCACCGTCGTTGTCGGCCCTAACGGATCCGGCAAGTCCAACATCGTCGACGCCATGAAATGGGTGCTCGGCTCGCAAAGTGCCAAGAGCCTTCGCGGCAAAGACATGTCGGACGTCATCTTCAAGGGATCGCAGACCCGTGGCCCAGCGGGATCCGCCGAAGTCACTATCGTCTTTGACAACCCCGACGGCGCATTGCCAATCGATGCACCCGAAGTCCGCGTCACTCGCCGAGCCTACCGCAGCGGTGAAGGCGAATACCTGATCAACAATCAACCGGTTCGTCTTAAAGACGTCAAGAACCTGATCCGCGGCACCGGCATCGGAATTGACGCGTACAGCCTGATCGAGCAGGGCAAAGTCGACAAAATGCTCAACGCTAACGCCAAGGACCGGCGGGCAATCTTCGAAGAGGCAGCCGGCATCAGCCGCTTCAAAGCGAAAAAGGTCGAAGCCGAACGTCGTCTGGCGAGAGTCCAGTCGAACCTGACCCGACTGGGCGACATCGTCGACGAAGTCGGTTCGCGTTTGAAAAGCCTACGCAGTCAAGCCAGCAAAGCGGAACGCTATCGCCAAGCCAGCGATCGGCTAAAAGAACTGCGGATGCAGATCGCTTGGACCGACTGGACTTCGCTGTCGACCGATTTGACAACGTCCGAAGCCGAACTTGCCAAGGCGATTGTCACACAGACCGAACTGGAAACGCTTCGTACCAAAATGAGCGAGGCACGTCAGGTCGCTGACGGACAACTGCAACAGATCGCCGAAGACGCCAGCCAGATCGAACAACGTCGCGGCGGATGCTTGAATCAAATCGCCCAGTTCGCAGGCCGACGCGACGCCGATCAAGCAGCGATCGCAGATCTGCGTCAGATCGTCGCCAAATCGCTTCGCCGGGTACGGTTGCTGCAAACGCAAGCGGGGTCCGCCGCCGCAGAACTGCGCGGCGCGGTCGAGCGACTCGCAATGTACGAACAAGAACTGGCCGTCGTTCGCGGGCGAAGTGCCGATGCCGAAGCCCAACGCGACAAGATTGGACGCGAAGCCACCGAAGTTCGCGCTCGCCGCGACTCGATCCAACAAAAACATTTGGCGATCGTCCGCCGTGTCGCCGACATGGAAGGCACCCGGCAACGAACCGAACAACGCGTCGCCGAAGCCGGCCGCAACTTAGCCAACCTGGCTAAGCGCATCGCCGCCGCCGAAAGTGTTTTCGCGATCGCACGATCCGAAGCCAAGGCGGCCAGCACTCGTGTCGACGAACTCAAACGCAATATCGGTGAAGTCACCAAGGCCAGCGAACTTGCCGACGCCAAACTGCAAGAAAGCAAACGAACACTCGAACGACGACGCGAAGAAGTCGCGGCTCTGAAAATTCGCTTGCAAGGATTAACCGAACGCGAAAAAGTATTAGCTGATTTACAGCGACGCCAAGAAGGCTTGTCCGGTGGCGTCAAAACGATCCTCGAACAACTACGCGAGTCGTCGTCGCCGCTTGCCAATAAAATTCGTGGCATCGTTGCCGACTGTTTCGAAGTCGACTTGAAGGTCGCACCACTGATCGACTCAGCACTTGGTGAACGCAGTCAATACGTCATTACCAGTGGTGGCGCACTGCAACGCGCGATTGTGGATGGAACGCTAAAGATCAACAGCCGCGTTGGATTGATTCGCCTAGACGAATTGCCGGGCCGCCGACCGGGCGACCGCATCCGCTTGGATGGCCTAAAAGGCGTGATCGGGCGGGGCGACAAGATGGTCAAGTGCATCGACGACCTTGAACCGCTGGTCCGCCACCTGCTAAGCAACACGTGGTTGGTCGATTCACTCGAAACGGCATACGGGCTACGCAAATTGAGTGGCGCCGGACTGCGTTTTGTAACGTCCGCAGGCGAACTGTTAGAAAACGATGGCTCAACCGTGGTCGGTCCCGTCGCTGCTTCAACAGGTCTGGTTAGCCGCCGCAGTGAACTGGCGTCCGCCGAAGCCGAAATCAAACACTACCAGTTCCAGCTCAAAGAAGCCGAAACGGAAACCGCCCGTTTGGCGAAACGAGTCGACGAGGAAGCCGCCGCACTCGGTCGCATCGAGCAGCGCCACCGCGGATTGATCACCGATCGCGCGGCCGCGGAAGCAGAACTGCGTCACCGTGACGAACGGTTAACGGTCCAACAAACACTATGCGCTGAAATCACTGGCGAGATCCAACAATCGACACAGCTTCGCGACACCGCGTCCAGCGAAAACGTTCGGCTGCAGGCTCAAATCAACTCCGGACGGCAAGACGTCGAAGCACTCGAACTTGAAGCTGCCGAGGCTGACGAAATGCTTTCGGAAACTCAGACGGCACTGCAAACTGCGACCAGTGGCGTGATGGCGATCTCTGTCGACGTGGCACGCGCAGAACAAAAGTTCGAAGCTCTCTCGGCCACCATGCAGCAGCAAAAACGTGACCAGCATCAACGCGAGGCTGCCGTCGAAGAAGTCCGCGTGCAAGCCAGATCGGGCCGAACACGAATTGCCGAAGTGACGGCACGGGTTCTGGACGCGACCCATCAACTGGCCAAACTGCATGTTGATGCCGAACAAGCCAATGTTCAACTGAAGGAACTCGCTCAGTACGCTGCCGATGTTCGCCGCGAAAACCGCGACATCATGAAAGCCAGCGAACGGGCGATGAAAGACGCGACCGAAGCCAGCGCCGCTGTTCACGCGATCACGGCGCGCCGTGACAACGCCCGACTGCGCCGCGATACGCTGGCCCAGCGTTTGATGGAAGACTACGAAATCGACCTGCAAGCAACTGAGCCGCCAGAGGATCTTGCCGAGATCGATGACCGTGAGTCGATGGAGAACGAAATCGGTGAACTGCGAGCCCAGCTCCAACGCACCAGTAGCGTGAACATGGAAGCTCTGGAGGAACTCGAAGGGCTGCAATCACGCTACGACGAACTGCACGGCCAGTATCAAGACTTGACCGCGGCGAAAGACTCGCTGCAGCGAATCATTGGCCGTATCAACGCTGATTCTCGCCGCTTGTTCCTAGACACACTGGAAGCCATCCGAGTCAACTTCCAACAGCTCTATCGCAAATCGTTTGGCGGCGGACACGCGGACTTGATCTTGGAAGAGTGCGATGATCCGCTGGAAGCAGGCGTCGAGATCGTAGCAACCCCGCCCGGCAAACCGACCTTCAATAACTCATTGCTGTCCGGTGGTGAGAAAGCGCTAACGGCCGTCGCGCTGTTGATGTCGATCTTCAAGTATCGCCCCAGCCCGTTCTGTGTGCTGGACGAAGTGGATGCACCGTTCGACGAAGCAAACATTGGTCGATTCGTGACGGTATTAAGCGAATTTCTTGACCACAGCAAATTCGTCGTCGTCACGCACAGCAAGAAGACGATGACCGCAGCAACAACGCTTTACGGTGTCACCATGCAAGAATCGGGTGTCAGCAAGCGGGTCTCGATCCGATTTGAAGACGTCAGCGAAAATGGTGAAATTTCCGACGGCGAAGCTGCTTAA